In Rhopalosiphum padi isolate XX-2018 chromosome 3, ASM2088224v1, whole genome shotgun sequence, the genomic stretch GTATTTACCGGATGCATACCTCTAAAACATTTATTCGGATTTTgtgaagattataaaaaaattttactcaATTGCAATCAAcaactaattttaaatcgttCGTCTACTGATTTGGATGCAATACGTGTTGTGGATGCCGGAGCCACCGAACAcgttgagaaaaataaaaaaattacaattgaaCTGACTAAGGTGACTTGGAAGATGCCTATTATCAAAGTCAgtgataaagaaaaattaaagttattgaaAGTATTAGATTCTCGTAAAACACTATCGTGTGCGTTCAGAACCTGGGATCTATGCGAGTATCCAGTACTCCCTAGAAATACATCGCATTCGTGGACTGTTAAGTCTAGCACTTTGCTCGAAAAACCTAGATTTGTTTTGTTCGGATTACAAACAGGTAGAAAAAACAATATCGAAACTGACGCTGGTCGATTTGATCACTGTCAACTAAAAAATCTTAAGGTACACTTAAACTCTGAAGTGTATCCATATGAAGACTTTCGagctgattttaaaaataataccaccAGCATACTTTACAAAGCTTATACAGACTTTCAAAAATCGTATTACGAAAGAGATTATTGTGAACCATTGTTatcaaaacatgtttttcaaacTTATACTCCAATCGTCGTTGTTGATTTGTCGTACCAGAATGATAACGTTAAATCATCGACCGTAGACCTACGAATAGATTTTGAAACGGACACAGTTATTCCAGAA encodes the following:
- the LOC132925716 gene encoding uncharacterized protein LOC132925716, producing MMDDSYLDVTADYVDDCKITQMQYHSFTPYSSTALSYNEEIRINVQNMDSYTLPCESYIFIEGKVNKPTDAAGDVRFSNNGLAFLFSEMRYEINGIEIQKLKSPGVSSCLKAFCSYTPNEMNTLDNCAWDSAMDGEDNKNFMTGNVFTGCIPLKHLFGFCEDYKKILLNCNQQLILNRSSTDLDAIRVVDAGATEHVEKNKKITIELTKVTWKMPIIKVSDKEKLKLLKVLDSRKTLSCAFRTWDLCEYPVLPRNTSHSWTVKSSTLLEKPRFVLFGLQTGRKNNIETDAGRFDHCQLKNLKVHLNSEVYPYEDFRADFKNNTTSILYKAYTDFQKSYYERDYCEPLLSKHVFQTYTPIVVVDLSYQNDNVKSSTVDLRIDFETDTVIPEKTAAYCLILHDQIITYNPFSGDVRKL